A stretch of Aythya fuligula isolate bAytFul2 chromosome 1, bAytFul2.pri, whole genome shotgun sequence DNA encodes these proteins:
- the LOC116501806 gene encoding lipase member H-like produces MLRITFLRLCMLKLCFFICLVYGVKSDEEKKCPEFTDLNIGNALSGTELDVQLLLYTRENPNCSEKLNEHNVTASEYLNTSKKTVFVIHGFRPTGSPPAWLDDIKELLLSSGDINLIIVDWNRGATTVIYTTAVENCRKVAEKLKDYVDQMLADGASLDSMHMIGVSLGAHIAGFVGHKYDGKLGRITGLDPAGPSFTREPPEGRLDRTDAKFVDVIHTDSDVLGFKKPLGTIDFYPNGGMDQPGCPQTVFSGLQYFKCDHQRSVFLFLSSLKRKCNIIAYPCDSYSDYKRGKCVDCEAFQPMSCPVMGYYADGWKKHLIMKNSPTKAYFDTSDNDPFCMYNYLLYITTWNKSIRRGFIKVKITDYAGNTIESEVNSEVATFQQYKRVKILTGFYRDFDKISKISLTFSTKTLIGPKYKLRILQMRLKSLNNPERVQLCRYDFVLMENTELTFKPIPCPENST; encoded by the exons ATGTTACGTATTACTTTTCTCCGTCTCTGTATGTTGAAATTgtgtttcttcatctgtttgGTATATGGGGTGAAATCAG atgaggagaaaaaatgtccTGAATTTACAGACCTTAATATAGGCAATGCTTTATCTGGAACAGAACTTGATGTCCAGCTACTGCTATACACAAGGGAAAATCCAAATTGTTCTGAGAAACTCAATGAACATAATGTTACTGCATCTGAGTACCTTAATACCTCCAAGAAAACTGTCTTTGTTATTCATGGCTTCAGACCAACAGGGTCTCCACCAGCATGGCTAGATGATATAAAGGAGCTCTTACTGTCTTCTGGGGATATTAATCTCATTATAGTTGACTGGAATCGTGGTGCAACAACTGTGATTTATACAACTGCTgttgaaaactgcagaaaagttGCAGAAAAACTGAAGGACTATGTTGACCAGATGCTG gcagatGGAGCTTCTCTTGACTCTATGCACATGATTGGAGTCAGTCTTGGGGCTCATATTGCTGGTTTTGTTGGCCATAAGTATGATGGCAAACTTGGCAGAATTACAG GTCTTGATCCAGCAGGCCCTTCATTCACTCGAGAACCACCAGAGGGCAGATTGGATCGTACTGATGCAAAATTCGTTGATGTAATTCATACAGATTCTGATG TACTAGGTTTCAAGAAACCTTTAGGAACCATTGATTTCTATCCAAATGGAGGAATGGATCAGCCTGGTTGTCCACAAACAGTATTCAGtg gattgcagtattttaaatgtgacCATCAAAGATCTGTCTTCCTCTTCTTATCATCTTTGAAAAGGAAGTGCAACATAATAGCATATCCTTGTGACTCTTACTCAGATTATaagagaggaaaatgtgttGATTGTGAAGCTTTCCAACCAATGTCATGTCCAGTAATGG GTTATTATGCTGATGGctggaaaaaacatttaataatgaAGAATTCACCAACGAAAGCTTATTTTGATACTTCAGACAACGACCCATTCTGCA tgtaTAACTACTTACTGTATATTACTACCTGGAATAAAAGCATTAGGAGAGGTTTCATTAAAGTTAAGATAACTGATTATGCTGGAAACACAATAGAATCAGAGGTGAATAG TGAAGTTGCAACATTTCAGCAATATAAGAGAGTCAAAATATTGACTGGATTTTACCGGGATTTTGACAAAATATCGAAAATTTCCTTGACCTTTTCTACGAAGACTTTAATAGGTCCAAAGTACAAGCTTAGGATTCTTCAGATGAGGCTGAAATCTCTTAATAACCCAGAAAG GGTACAGCTGTGCAGATATGATTTTGTACTGATGGAGAACACTGAACTGACCTTCAAACCCATCCCCTGTCCAGAGAACAGTACATGA